In Feifania hominis, the following are encoded in one genomic region:
- the hutH gene encoding histidine ammonia-lyase yields the protein MSTIYLDGETLSIDQVVEVARHGAKVELTKESIKKIEDSRKLVERFVEEKRVIYGINTGFGRFSDVAISDEELDELQRRLIYSDVCGIGEPFDTEIVRAMMVLRVNALAKGFSGIRLVTVQTLLDMINKGVHPIVREKGSVGSSGDLCPLSHMVLPLMGEGEAEYQGVVMPGGEAMKKAGITPVTLKAKEGLALINGTCAMMGVAVLAVHDALILSKSADITAALSLEALEGITDAYDPRVHHARPHEGQIHVAENLLRIVEGSRLTTHQGEKRVQDAYTLRCVPQIHGASRPALEYVKGVIETEINSATDNPLIFPDDKGGAVFSGGNFHGQPVAIAMDTLAIAMSEYANVSERRIERLLNPALSNGLPAFLCNNGGLNCGFMIPQYAAAAVVSENKVLAHPASVDSIPTSANQEDHVSMGTIAARKARTVISHVASVLGIELMCAAQGADFRGADKLGRGTKAAYDLFRKHVEFMEDDRIFCYDMDKAAKLIQSGEILSTVEHAIGALK from the coding sequence ATGTCAACCATCTATCTTGACGGCGAGACTCTCTCCATCGACCAGGTGGTCGAGGTCGCGCGCCACGGCGCAAAAGTGGAGCTCACGAAAGAGTCCATCAAAAAAATCGAGGACTCCCGCAAGCTCGTGGAGCGTTTTGTCGAGGAAAAGCGCGTCATCTACGGCATCAACACCGGCTTCGGCCGCTTCTCAGATGTCGCCATCTCCGACGAGGAACTCGACGAGCTGCAGCGCCGGCTGATCTATTCGGATGTCTGCGGCATCGGTGAGCCCTTTGACACCGAAATTGTGCGTGCTATGATGGTGCTGCGTGTCAACGCCCTCGCAAAGGGCTTTTCAGGCATCCGCCTGGTGACGGTGCAGACTCTCCTTGACATGATCAACAAGGGCGTCCACCCGATTGTCCGCGAAAAGGGCTCGGTCGGCTCGAGCGGCGATCTCTGCCCGCTGTCCCACATGGTGCTCCCGCTCATGGGCGAGGGCGAGGCTGAGTATCAGGGCGTTGTCATGCCGGGCGGCGAGGCCATGAAGAAAGCCGGTATCACCCCCGTGACTCTCAAGGCCAAGGAGGGCCTTGCGCTGATCAACGGCACCTGCGCCATGATGGGCGTCGCGGTGCTCGCGGTCCACGATGCGCTCATCCTCTCGAAGTCGGCCGACATCACCGCGGCTCTCTCCCTCGAGGCGCTCGAGGGCATCACCGACGCCTACGATCCGCGTGTGCACCACGCCCGCCCGCACGAGGGGCAGATCCATGTCGCCGAGAATCTGCTGCGCATCGTTGAGGGCAGCAGGCTCACCACCCACCAGGGCGAAAAGCGCGTACAGGATGCCTACACCCTGCGCTGCGTCCCGCAGATTCACGGCGCGAGCCGCCCGGCGCTCGAGTATGTCAAGGGCGTCATTGAGACCGAGATCAACTCCGCCACCGACAACCCGCTGATCTTCCCCGACGACAAGGGCGGCGCGGTCTTCTCCGGCGGCAACTTCCACGGCCAGCCGGTCGCGATTGCCATGGATACGCTCGCCATTGCCATGAGCGAGTACGCCAACGTCTCCGAGCGGCGCATTGAGCGGCTTTTGAACCCCGCTCTCTCCAATGGTCTGCCGGCTTTCCTGTGCAACAACGGCGGCCTCAACTGCGGCTTTATGATCCCGCAGTACGCGGCGGCTGCCGTCGTCAGCGAGAACAAGGTGCTCGCCCATCCGGCGAGCGTCGACTCCATCCCGACCTCCGCCAACCAGGAGGACCATGTCAGCATGGGCACCATCGCCGCGCGCAAGGCCCGCACTGTCATCAGCCACGTCGCGTCGGTCCTCGGCATTGAGCTGATGTGCGCCGCTCAGGGCGCCGATTTCCGCGGGGCCGACAAGCTCGGCCGGGGCACAAAGGCCGCCTACGATCTCTTCCGCAAACACGTGGAATTTATGGAAGATGACCGGATTTTCTGCTATGATATGGATAAGGCCGCAAAGCTCATCCAGAGCGGCGAGATCCTCAGTACGGTGGAGCACGCGATCGGTGCTCTGAAATAA
- a CDS encoding HutD/Ves family protein — protein MKTQLLHPADYRTTDWSGGSTTELFLYPPGADYAARNFLFRISSATVNESPSDFTLLPGFERYLMILGGELSLKFDALAPVKLAAFDSVSFPGGIRTVSAGTGRDFNLMVAEGHGGSLLAIQPGETHALSGESSPDFVLLHAPLGAAELAIGGVHHTLGEGDSLLLSELPARLQVTNKSEQPVICCSTTLKKTL, from the coding sequence ATGAAGACACAGCTTCTGCACCCCGCCGACTACCGCACCACCGACTGGTCGGGCGGGTCCACAACCGAGCTCTTTCTCTATCCTCCCGGCGCCGACTATGCGGCACGAAACTTCCTGTTTCGCATCAGCTCCGCCACGGTGAACGAATCGCCGTCCGACTTTACGCTGCTGCCCGGCTTTGAGCGCTATCTGATGATTCTCGGGGGGGAACTCTCGCTGAAATTCGATGCGCTCGCGCCCGTAAAACTCGCCGCCTTTGACTCGGTGAGCTTTCCCGGCGGCATCCGCACGGTGAGCGCCGGTACGGGGCGCGACTTCAATCTCATGGTGGCCGAGGGGCACGGCGGCTCTCTTCTCGCCATACAGCCGGGCGAGACCCACGCGCTCAGCGGCGAGAGTTCGCCCGATTTTGTACTTCTCCATGCACCGCTCGGCGCGGCCGAGCTCGCCATCGGCGGGGTGCACCATACGCTCGGCGAGGGCGACAGTTTGCTTCTGAGCGAACTGCCCGCGAGGCTTCAAGTCACAAACAAAAGTGAACAACCGGTGATCTGTTGCAGCACAACGCTGAAAAAAACGCTTTAA
- a CDS encoding dihydrodipicolinate synthase family protein, with amino-acid sequence MGALNLRGVSTEMFTPLREDGSIDWSALERLVSFQISAGVRALFLHGVGTETIFMTADEQVELVRRTAAFAGGRLPVIANVIHPSLEHSLQLLECFEQAGADAVSLCPPGLLAYSEAGLSDYFETLMAHAGVPVCLYNMPQSQNTLSPSLTARLINENKNVFAYKDSTQNIIHLQSVAGQLTRQDVCLLAGSDATIFPTLALGGEGVVSFLSTVFPAPVKRICERYFAGDLAGARCAQYELLRLRDALKAAPNTAGYKYAGVLTGLMENDVVRPPLTRTDAAAAQRLRGSLQALGLL; translated from the coding sequence ATGGGCGCGCTCAATCTGCGCGGCGTATCAACTGAGATGTTCACTCCCCTGCGGGAGGACGGCTCCATCGACTGGTCCGCTCTCGAGAGGCTCGTCTCATTTCAGATTTCCGCCGGGGTCCGTGCGCTCTTTCTGCACGGCGTGGGAACCGAGACCATTTTCATGACAGCCGATGAACAGGTGGAGCTCGTTCGCCGTACGGCGGCTTTCGCCGGCGGCAGACTCCCTGTCATCGCAAACGTCATCCACCCCTCACTGGAGCATTCTCTGCAGCTGCTCGAATGCTTTGAGCAGGCCGGCGCCGACGCCGTCTCCCTCTGTCCGCCGGGGCTTCTCGCCTACAGCGAGGCGGGGCTTTCGGACTACTTTGAGACGCTCATGGCTCACGCCGGTGTCCCGGTCTGTCTGTACAACATGCCGCAGTCGCAGAACACCCTCTCCCCCAGCCTTACAGCGCGGCTAATTAACGAAAATAAGAATGTCTTCGCCTACAAGGACAGCACGCAGAACATCATCCATCTGCAGTCCGTCGCAGGGCAGCTCACCCGACAGGATGTCTGTCTGCTCGCTGGGAGCGACGCGACCATCTTCCCCACTCTGGCTCTCGGCGGCGAGGGCGTGGTCTCGTTTCTGTCCACGGTTTTCCCCGCTCCCGTAAAGCGGATCTGTGAGCGCTATTTTGCCGGCGATCTCGCCGGAGCAAGATGCGCACAGTATGAGCTTCTGCGGCTGCGCGACGCGCTCAAGGCCGCGCCGAACACAGCGGGCTACAAATATGCCGGCGTTTTGACGGGGCTGATGGAAAACGACGTGGTACGCCCTCCCCTGACGCGCACGGACGCGGCTGCCGCACAGCGTCTTCGCGGGTCTCTGCAGGCACTCGGGCTTCTGTGA
- the deoC gene encoding deoxyribose-phosphate aldolase: MTHSEILSHIDHTLLRPTSTWEEIKVICEDALKYRTASVCIPPCYVKRAKEAYPQLNVCTVIGFPLGYCVTEVKVCEAKQAIAEGASEIDMVINVCDVKNGDFDRVSAEIGALRRATEGSVLKVIIETCYLTEQEKIRLCEIITEQKADFIKTSTGFGTAGAKLEDIQLFKRHIGPDVKMKAAGGVKTAADLEAFLGEGCERIGTSSAVKILAGEAAQGY; this comes from the coding sequence ATGACCCACAGCGAGATTCTGAGCCACATTGACCACACTCTCTTAAGGCCCACATCCACCTGGGAGGAAATCAAGGTCATCTGTGAGGACGCGCTCAAGTACCGGACCGCCTCCGTCTGCATCCCCCCCTGCTATGTCAAGCGTGCGAAAGAGGCCTATCCGCAGCTGAACGTCTGCACCGTCATCGGTTTTCCGCTTGGCTACTGCGTCACCGAGGTCAAAGTGTGTGAGGCCAAACAGGCCATTGCCGAAGGCGCGAGTGAGATCGACATGGTCATCAACGTCTGCGACGTGAAAAACGGCGACTTTGACAGAGTGTCCGCCGAGATCGGCGCGCTGCGCCGCGCCACCGAGGGCTCTGTGCTCAAGGTCATCATCGAGACCTGCTATCTCACCGAGCAGGAGAAGATTCGCCTGTGCGAAATCATCACCGAACAGAAAGCCGACTTCATCAAGACCTCGACCGGCTTCGGCACCGCCGGCGCCAAGCTCGAGGACATTCAGCTCTTCAAACGCCACATCGGTCCGGACGTCAAGATGAAAGCCGCGGGCGGCGTCAAGACGGCCGCTGACCTTGAGGCATTCCTCGGCGAGGGCTGTGAGCGCATCGGCACAAGTTCAGCCGTCAAAATTCTCGCCGGCGAGGCGGCTCAGGGGTACTGA
- a CDS encoding DeoR/GlpR family DNA-binding transcription regulator, with amino-acid sequence MSKKTQRIEQIIGYLKVNNGASIKEIADMLGVSEMTVRRDLYELREQNVINYISGVAIYNPENADVVDKRNYELSDEKLVNEEKKIRIGKAAAAMIEPGDIIIIDTGTTTEKLVRYIDDDLAITVLCYNANTMFEMLKKKSSNILFAGGVYHANTQMFESPEGINLIRRTRATKVFISAAGVSENLGITCANLYEVETKRAIIESGLKHILLVDSSKFDKIRPAFFAPLSKIDAIITDSGVSEEWVDKIHRMSIELQIV; translated from the coding sequence ATGAGCAAGAAGACACAGAGAATCGAGCAGATCATCGGCTACTTGAAAGTGAATAACGGGGCCTCCATCAAAGAGATTGCAGACATGCTGGGGGTATCCGAGATGACGGTCCGCCGCGACCTCTACGAGCTGCGTGAGCAGAATGTGATCAACTACATTTCCGGCGTTGCCATCTACAACCCCGAGAATGCGGACGTCGTCGACAAAAGGAACTATGAGCTGTCGGACGAGAAGCTGGTCAACGAGGAGAAGAAAATCCGCATCGGCAAGGCGGCTGCCGCTATGATCGAGCCCGGTGATATCATCATCATTGACACTGGCACCACAACGGAAAAACTGGTTCGTTACATTGACGATGACCTTGCGATTACGGTGTTGTGCTACAACGCCAACACAATGTTCGAAATGCTCAAGAAAAAGAGCAGCAACATTCTCTTCGCGGGCGGCGTCTACCACGCCAATACCCAGATGTTTGAGAGCCCGGAGGGCATCAACCTCATCCGCCGCACCCGCGCAACCAAGGTCTTCATTTCGGCGGCGGGCGTCAGCGAGAACCTTGGAATCACCTGTGCGAACCTCTATGAGGTAGAGACAAAGCGCGCGATCATCGAGTCTGGTCTCAAGCATATCCTCCTGGTTGACTCAAGTAAGTTTGACAAAATCCGTCCCGCCTTTTTCGCGCCGCTTTCGAAAATAGACGCGATCATCACTGACAGCGGCGTCTCGGAGGAGTGGGTGGATAAAATTCACCGTATGAGCATCGAACTGCAAATCGTATAA
- a CDS encoding PfkB family carbohydrate kinase translates to MSERVFVLNSYVWLYTFYSRKLPAVGETVPGHRLYESGGGKGVNQAYAAQYEGAEVEIVGRVGDDPAGRMCFTECERVGVGCRYVQIDPETPTGAGAILSDDAGNNEIVIVPGASDKFCPQDFEAARAYIETCKIGGFQFEVNPETVAYAIRETHRMGIETFLDPSPVVPFDEELYRSLTYIKPNEHEASLLTGIPVSDVASAAQAGRWFLDRGVNRAAIITLGAQGCVLVTRDGHRHYPAPEVPVLDTGCAGDTFAGSFIAAVAGGCSLEEAVRRASCLSALIVSRPGAMLTNFFNSDNDLAAIRANYHP, encoded by the coding sequence GTGAGTGAGCGCGTCTTTGTACTGAACAGCTACGTCTGGCTCTACACCTTTTACAGCCGCAAGCTGCCCGCCGTGGGCGAGACGGTCCCCGGTCACCGGCTCTACGAGTCGGGCGGCGGCAAGGGCGTCAATCAGGCCTATGCCGCCCAATACGAGGGGGCCGAGGTTGAAATCGTCGGCCGCGTCGGTGACGACCCCGCAGGACGTATGTGCTTTACCGAGTGCGAACGCGTCGGCGTGGGCTGCCGCTATGTGCAGATCGATCCTGAGACTCCCACCGGCGCCGGTGCCATTCTCAGCGACGACGCTGGAAACAATGAGATCGTCATTGTGCCCGGCGCCAGCGACAAGTTCTGCCCGCAGGACTTCGAGGCGGCGCGCGCGTACATCGAGACCTGTAAAATCGGCGGTTTCCAGTTCGAGGTCAATCCTGAGACGGTCGCCTACGCCATTCGCGAGACCCACCGGATGGGAATTGAGACCTTTCTCGACCCGTCGCCAGTAGTCCCTTTCGATGAGGAGCTCTACCGGAGCCTGACCTACATCAAACCCAACGAACACGAGGCCTCGCTGCTGACCGGCATACCGGTCAGCGACGTGGCGAGCGCTGCACAGGCGGGCAGATGGTTTCTCGACCGGGGCGTGAACCGCGCCGCTATCATCACGCTCGGCGCGCAGGGCTGTGTTCTCGTCACACGCGACGGCCACCGCCACTACCCCGCTCCCGAAGTTCCGGTGCTCGACACCGGCTGCGCGGGTGACACCTTCGCCGGCAGTTTCATCGCCGCCGTCGCGGGAGGATGCAGTCTGGAAGAGGCCGTGCGCCGCGCGAGCTGTCTGTCGGCGCTGATCGTTTCGCGGCCGGGGGCAATGCTCACCAATTTCTTCAACAGTGACAACGATCTCGCGGCAATACGCGCAAACTACCATCCATAG
- a CDS encoding dihydrodipicolinate synthase family protein: protein MKKYPSFHGAMTEVTVTYRPDGSIDHEQMARIIDWQIGEGITAIFTNGFSSECFMMTMQEQVALTETIVKTAAGRVPVMANVIETAYGDAIRLIHEFERVGVDAISLTQPTFTTYPTLALRQYYESLITCTELPVYIYNASQPHTPMSPEFIADLANRYENVRGYKDSTQDVVHLQSLMELVKTEGFEYIAGSDSTIYTTLMLGGCGIISFISIAFPKPIIELCEAFDAGDYARAREAQSYIMKIRTLLRKGGNSAGYKYASELVGFPIRGTRYPAALIDLPEQTKAELKQGMIDLGLIKG, encoded by the coding sequence ATGAAAAAGTACCCGTCGTTTCACGGCGCAATGACCGAGGTCACAGTTACATACCGGCCGGACGGCAGCATCGACCACGAACAGATGGCCCGCATCATCGACTGGCAGATCGGTGAGGGCATTACCGCCATTTTTACCAATGGCTTTTCCAGCGAGTGCTTTATGATGACCATGCAGGAACAGGTCGCGCTCACTGAGACCATTGTCAAGACGGCCGCCGGTCGTGTGCCCGTGATGGCAAATGTCATTGAGACCGCCTACGGCGACGCCATACGTCTCATTCATGAGTTTGAGCGCGTCGGTGTGGACGCCATCAGCCTCACTCAGCCCACCTTCACCACCTATCCCACGCTGGCGCTCCGTCAATACTATGAGTCGCTGATCACCTGCACCGAGCTGCCCGTTTACATCTACAACGCCTCTCAGCCCCACACGCCGATGTCGCCGGAATTCATCGCAGACCTTGCCAACCGCTATGAAAATGTGCGCGGCTACAAGGACAGCACGCAGGACGTCGTACATCTGCAGTCGCTCATGGAGCTGGTCAAGACCGAGGGGTTTGAGTACATCGCCGGCAGTGATTCCACCATCTACACCACGCTGATGCTCGGTGGCTGCGGTATCATTTCATTCATTTCCATCGCTTTCCCCAAGCCCATCATCGAGCTCTGCGAGGCCTTTGACGCCGGCGACTACGCCCGTGCGCGCGAGGCGCAGTCCTATATCATGAAGATCCGCACGCTGCTGCGCAAGGGCGGCAACAGCGCGGGGTACAAGTACGCAAGCGAGCTTGTGGGCTTTCCCATCCGCGGCACCCGCTATCCTGCTGCTCTGATCGATCTGCCGGAACAGACCAAGGCCGAGCTCAAACAGGGCATGATCGATCTCGGCCTGATCAAGGGGTGA
- a CDS encoding substrate-binding domain-containing protein — MKKALSILLALMLLVLPVLSGCSGGGGGQQQGGETQGVDNDSTYTFKAKDREPEADGKKHLKIACMLPGLDSQFWNANVAYGVQNAALDAAEKYPDWVVDVIVQGPTNEAETDKFINIMENVIASEDLDGMILSTLVADPAGPVVAEAKEKGILVNLYGFPVTTADENWGTIIRTDQAKVGAKAAEAMWETIQEKNLPEDGVVGMFNGVVNSTIELMLNGFRDRLQELGPELTILDVQYNEGDVTKAIAQVETVLSTHGDKIVGLYGGNNISGNAIARVLAESNLSGKMATVSVDADVEQLNSLEKGDMDALAVSRSYSAVYELTELTIDALIGGKEQPKYIRTDPVIFRKADLTDPDFPQMYIGDLWPEKMKR; from the coding sequence ATGAAAAAGGCACTTTCGATCCTTTTGGCGCTCATGCTTCTGGTACTTCCGGTTCTCAGCGGATGCTCCGGTGGAGGCGGCGGACAACAGCAGGGCGGCGAAACCCAGGGCGTGGACAACGATTCAACCTATACCTTTAAGGCAAAAGACAGAGAGCCCGAAGCTGACGGCAAAAAGCATCTGAAGATTGCCTGTATGCTCCCGGGTCTCGACTCGCAGTTCTGGAATGCGAACGTTGCCTATGGCGTTCAGAATGCGGCTCTCGATGCGGCTGAGAAATATCCGGATTGGGTCGTGGACGTCATCGTTCAAGGTCCGACCAACGAGGCAGAGACGGACAAATTCATCAATATTATGGAAAATGTCATTGCCTCCGAGGATCTCGACGGCATGATTCTCTCGACGCTGGTGGCTGACCCTGCGGGACCGGTTGTCGCCGAGGCAAAAGAGAAGGGCATCCTTGTCAATCTCTACGGCTTCCCGGTCACAACGGCCGATGAGAACTGGGGAACCATCATCCGTACCGATCAGGCCAAAGTGGGCGCTAAGGCCGCCGAGGCCATGTGGGAGACCATTCAGGAGAAGAATCTGCCGGAGGACGGCGTCGTCGGCATGTTCAACGGCGTTGTCAACTCCACCATCGAGCTGATGCTCAACGGCTTCCGCGACAGACTCCAGGAGCTTGGACCGGAGCTGACCATTCTCGATGTGCAGTACAACGAGGGCGATGTCACCAAGGCAATAGCGCAGGTTGAGACTGTTCTCTCCACCCACGGCGACAAGATCGTCGGCCTCTACGGCGGCAACAACATCAGTGGAAACGCCATCGCGCGCGTGCTCGCCGAGAGCAATCTCTCCGGCAAGATGGCGACCGTGTCGGTCGACGCTGACGTCGAGCAGCTCAACTCCCTTGAGAAAGGCGACATGGACGCGCTGGCCGTCAGCCGTTCCTACAGCGCGGTCTATGAGCTCACCGAGCTCACGATCGACGCGCTCATCGGCGGCAAAGAGCAGCCGAAGTACATCCGTACAGATCCTGTCATCTTCCGCAAGGCGGATCTGACCGATCCGGATTTCCCGCAGATGTACATCGGCGATCTCTGGCCGGAGAAAATGAAGAGATAG
- a CDS encoding sugar ABC transporter ATP-binding protein produces the protein MNPNNIIEVKDVSKSFPGVKALKHVSINFERGKVHGLVGENGAGKSTLIKILTGVYSLDSGVVDYAYQDRVLHIQNPLQARQYGISAAYQDLTVAKELSVGENFFLGKVPRNKLGFVDWNTMYQKASEVLEECHIVGVDPKKPIKSLTVSQQAMATIAKISNENANVVIFDEPTALLPNEDVDKLFEVIRAMVARGTSIIYISHRLEEVMAICDTVTVLKDGAVVDTVPASTLDVDKMVSMMVGRTIEEIYSIEHVTPGEEVLRVENLARGDVFENVSFSLRKGEILGFFGLVGSGRTEIMRCIFGADRRTAGDIYIYGKKAKISCVKDATNAKLGLVPEDRRNHGLALPLSVTANINMADYDSISTLGIVNRKQEEQRSREYIDRLNIKAYSGKQIVRNLSGGNQQKVVISKILAKGGEILIFDEPTIGVDVGAKKEIYLLIEELIQQGKSIILVSSYLPEVMGLCDRMVVMCEGRVSGEITKNKINEIGSEAAEELILKMASQNMGGAEFQ, from the coding sequence ATGAACCCAAACAACATCATTGAGGTAAAGGACGTCAGCAAGAGCTTCCCTGGTGTGAAAGCGCTCAAACATGTCTCCATCAATTTTGAACGGGGCAAGGTGCACGGGCTGGTCGGCGAAAACGGGGCCGGAAAGTCGACGCTCATCAAGATTCTGACCGGGGTTTACTCCCTGGACAGCGGTGTGGTCGATTACGCGTATCAGGACCGTGTACTCCACATTCAAAACCCGCTTCAGGCGAGACAGTATGGAATCAGCGCAGCCTACCAGGACCTGACGGTCGCAAAGGAACTCTCGGTCGGTGAGAATTTCTTTCTGGGCAAAGTTCCCAGAAACAAACTGGGCTTTGTCGACTGGAATACCATGTATCAAAAGGCGAGCGAAGTGCTCGAGGAGTGCCACATTGTGGGTGTTGACCCCAAAAAGCCCATCAAGAGTCTGACGGTCAGTCAGCAGGCGATGGCGACCATTGCGAAGATCTCCAATGAGAACGCCAACGTCGTCATTTTTGACGAGCCGACGGCGCTGCTGCCGAACGAGGATGTCGACAAGCTCTTTGAAGTCATCCGCGCCATGGTGGCCCGCGGCACATCGATTATCTACATCTCCCACAGACTGGAGGAGGTCATGGCCATCTGCGACACGGTCACCGTGCTCAAGGACGGCGCCGTGGTGGACACGGTACCCGCTTCAACGCTGGACGTCGACAAGATGGTGTCCATGATGGTCGGCAGAACCATAGAGGAGATTTACAGCATCGAGCATGTTACTCCGGGCGAAGAGGTTCTCAGAGTGGAGAATCTGGCGCGGGGAGATGTGTTTGAAAATGTGAGCTTCTCGCTGAGAAAAGGTGAAATTTTGGGTTTCTTCGGGCTTGTCGGCTCGGGCAGAACCGAGATCATGCGCTGCATTTTCGGCGCGGACAGGCGAACCGCCGGGGACATCTACATATATGGGAAAAAGGCGAAAATCAGCTGTGTCAAAGATGCGACGAACGCAAAACTGGGTCTTGTGCCGGAGGACCGGCGCAACCACGGCCTGGCACTCCCTCTGTCGGTGACGGCCAACATCAACATGGCAGACTACGACTCGATTTCCACACTTGGCATCGTCAACCGCAAACAGGAGGAGCAGCGCAGCCGGGAGTACATTGACCGGCTGAACATCAAGGCCTACTCGGGAAAACAGATTGTGCGCAATCTCTCCGGCGGCAATCAGCAGAAAGTCGTCATCTCCAAGATCCTCGCAAAGGGCGGAGAGATTCTGATTTTTGACGAGCCGACCATCGGCGTCGACGTCGGCGCGAAAAAGGAGATCTACCTGCTGATCGAGGAGCTGATCCAACAGGGAAAATCCATCATCCTCGTCTCCTCCTACCTGCCTGAGGTCATGGGGCTGTGCGACCGGATGGTCGTCATGTGCGAGGGCCGGGTCTCGGGGGAGATCACCAAGAACAAAATCAATGAAATCGGAAGCGAAGCGGCCGAGGAACTCATTCTCAAGATGGCTTCGCAGAATATGGGAGGAGCGGAGTTTCAATGA
- a CDS encoding ABC transporter permease, whose protein sequence is MSKPEMTAQQPKKGAAKSFFKRSNTELSIFLLIVLLFVLFSFFTKNFFSWYNIHNLFKQSVVIGIISIALSFVFVTGRTDLSVGTTAGLSAMIVALLMSKLGMNPWLAIIIAVGLSTLCGLFNGIIIYDLKVVPFIATMGTSGVVRGLIKYMSNAMTIGNLDPGFNQFALTKFLGVSSLIYFWFVIVAIAFFVMKFTKFGRNLYVLGSSDEVANLSGINTRRHVYMAYIISAFLSAVAGILMTSRLNCAVPTGGTGFEMNAIASAVIGGVSMSGATGTPFGAALGTFLIMLIQNGGIQLGIDPFIMESVSGLMVIVAVCFNGFRERSAAKVKS, encoded by the coding sequence ATGAGTAAACCAGAGATGACCGCGCAGCAGCCCAAAAAGGGCGCAGCCAAGAGCTTTTTCAAACGCTCGAACACAGAGCTGTCCATTTTCCTGCTGATTGTTCTGCTGTTTGTGCTGTTTTCTTTCTTCACCAAGAACTTTTTCTCCTGGTATAACATTCACAATCTGTTCAAACAGTCTGTGGTCATCGGCATCATTTCCATTGCGCTGTCCTTTGTGTTTGTCACGGGCAGAACCGATCTGTCGGTCGGCACCACGGCGGGCCTGAGTGCCATGATTGTCGCTCTGCTGATGAGCAAGCTCGGCATGAACCCGTGGCTCGCAATCATCATTGCGGTGGGGCTGTCGACGCTCTGCGGCCTGTTCAACGGCATCATCATCTACGACCTCAAGGTCGTGCCTTTCATTGCAACCATGGGAACCTCGGGCGTGGTGCGCGGCTTGATCAAATACATGAGTAACGCCATGACCATCGGCAATCTCGACCCGGGCTTCAACCAGTTTGCGCTGACGAAATTTCTCGGCGTATCCTCGCTGATCTACTTCTGGTTTGTCATTGTGGCGATTGCGTTCTTTGTGATGAAGTTCACCAAATTCGGGCGCAATCTCTATGTGCTCGGCAGCAGCGACGAAGTGGCGAACCTCTCAGGCATCAACACCCGCCGCCACGTGTATATGGCCTACATCATCAGCGCCTTTCTCTCGGCGGTCGCAGGTATTCTCATGACCTCGCGCCTCAACTGCGCCGTGCCGACCGGCGGTACGGGCTTTGAAATGAACGCCATCGCGTCGGCTGTCATCGGCGGCGTGTCCATGTCGGGCGCGACCGGTACACCGTTTGGCGCCGCACTCGGTACGTTTTTGATTATGCTGATTCAAAACGGCGGTATCCAGCTTGGCATAGATCCCTTTATCATGGAGTCGGTCAGCGGTCTGATGGTCATCGTGGCGGTCTGTTTCAACGGCTTTCGTGAGAGGAGCGCGGCGAAAGTCAAATCATAA
- a CDS encoding secondary thiamine-phosphate synthase enzyme YjbQ, with product MKSYRREIHINVPGRRGLVNITQQVEQAVRDSGIQQGLVLVNAMHITASVFINDDEPGLHHDFEVWLERLAPEKPYDQYRHNGYEDNADAHIKRSVMGRESVIAVTDGRLDFGTWEQIFYYEFDGRRDKRILVKIIGE from the coding sequence ATGAAATCATACCGCAGAGAAATTCACATCAATGTGCCCGGGCGGCGGGGACTTGTCAACATCACCCAGCAGGTCGAGCAGGCAGTACGCGACTCGGGTATTCAGCAGGGGCTCGTCCTTGTCAACGCCATGCACATCACCGCGAGCGTCTTCATCAACGACGACGAGCCGGGACTGCACCACGACTTTGAGGTCTGGCTTGAGCGCCTCGCCCCCGAAAAACCCTATGACCAATACCGTCACAACGGATATGAGGACAACGCCGACGCGCACATCAAGCGCAGCGTCATGGGGAGAGAGTCGGTGATTGCCGTCACAGACGGACGGCTCGACTTCGGTACATGGGAGCAGATTTTCTACTACGAATTTGACGGCAGGCGCGACAAGCGGATTCTTGTCAAAATCATCGGAGAATAG